One Pseudomonas sp. FP1742 genomic window carries:
- a CDS encoding molybdopterin cofactor-binding domain-containing protein, whose amino-acid sequence MTVEKKVDHSRRAFLRGGALLVAFTLVPAARRAWADTEVDTLGTVVLAPDLPGSLRTNPYLDAWIRVGPEGITVYTGKVELGTGVKTALLQIAAERLEVSPTAINLLTADTALTPNEGYTAGSHSIFDSGTALFNAAAQVRELLLQSAGRSWEVAPPLLTTQEGVIHGPAGQRMSYADAVKNVDLHLYAKSESPPMPATGFKLIGHSLQRLDIPAKVSGGPAFVQDIRLPGMLHARVIRPPRPGCTLETFDAESIKTLAGVVQVIRGGNYLAVVARDEWQAIKAMRSGYESARWSGGQAIPESRDIHTLLEHLPSRRYPISHEGTPQVATDKSYRARVTKQYLMHGSIGPSCGVAWFKDGTLTVWTHTQGVYPLRAGIAEMVRLPPERVRCIHTEGSGCYGHNGADDAAADAALIAMRIPGTPVRVQWMREQENLWEPYSSAMVTEVQANLDAQGRLQDWNYELWTTPHNERIVNAGRLLPARLLARPFTSAPSVPIAQPEGDGDRNAVPLYTLASTRINMNFVTEMPFRTSAMRSLGAHINVFAIEACIDELAARAGSDPVALRLAHLADPRARAVVERVRDAIGWSQKSSEPGAGIGFAFARYKNIMGYCAIAVRLRVHPQTGEVQVDHVVTAVDVGQIVNPDGLRNQVEGGIVQSTSWTLYEKVAYDAGGIRSYDWSGYPILRFSQVPKKVDVHLLDQPGQPFLGAAEIVQGPMAAALGNAVANATGRRWLNLPLTRSEQPS is encoded by the coding sequence ATGACCGTGGAGAAAAAAGTCGACCACAGTCGCCGGGCGTTCTTGCGTGGAGGCGCCTTGCTGGTGGCGTTTACCCTGGTGCCGGCGGCGCGTCGTGCATGGGCCGACACCGAAGTGGATACGCTCGGCACGGTGGTGCTGGCGCCTGATCTGCCCGGCAGCCTGCGCACCAATCCCTACCTCGATGCGTGGATCCGCGTGGGCCCTGAAGGCATCACCGTCTACACCGGCAAGGTCGAATTGGGCACTGGCGTCAAAACAGCCTTGCTGCAAATTGCCGCCGAACGTCTGGAGGTTTCGCCGACGGCGATCAACTTGCTGACTGCCGACACTGCCCTGACGCCCAACGAAGGCTACACCGCCGGCAGCCACAGCATTTTCGACAGCGGCACCGCGTTGTTCAACGCGGCGGCGCAGGTGCGTGAGTTATTGCTGCAGTCGGCCGGGCGCAGCTGGGAGGTGGCACCGCCACTGTTGACGACGCAGGAAGGCGTCATTCACGGCCCTGCCGGACAACGAATGTCCTACGCCGACGCCGTCAAAAACGTCGATCTGCACCTCTATGCCAAATCCGAATCGCCGCCAATGCCAGCGACGGGGTTCAAGCTGATCGGGCATTCGCTGCAACGGCTGGATATTCCGGCAAAAGTCAGCGGCGGTCCTGCATTTGTTCAGGACATTCGTCTGCCGGGCATGCTGCACGCTCGGGTCATTCGCCCTCCTCGTCCCGGCTGCACGCTGGAAACCTTCGACGCGGAGTCGATCAAAACGCTGGCCGGGGTTGTGCAGGTAATTCGCGGCGGCAATTACCTTGCCGTGGTGGCGCGTGATGAATGGCAAGCGATCAAGGCCATGCGCAGCGGATATGAATCGGCGCGCTGGAGCGGTGGTCAAGCCATCCCCGAGTCACGGGACATCCACACATTGCTCGAACATCTGCCTTCACGTCGCTACCCGATCAGCCATGAGGGCACCCCACAGGTGGCGACCGACAAGAGCTATCGAGCGCGCGTGACCAAGCAATATCTGATGCACGGATCCATCGGCCCTTCCTGCGGCGTGGCCTGGTTCAAGGACGGCACCCTCACTGTCTGGACCCACACCCAAGGCGTGTATCCGCTGCGCGCCGGGATCGCCGAAATGGTGCGGCTACCGCCCGAGCGCGTTCGCTGTATCCACACCGAAGGGTCCGGTTGTTACGGCCACAACGGCGCAGACGATGCGGCGGCCGACGCGGCGTTGATTGCCATGCGAATACCGGGCACGCCGGTGCGGGTGCAGTGGATGCGCGAGCAGGAAAATCTCTGGGAACCCTACAGCTCGGCGATGGTGACTGAAGTGCAGGCCAATCTTGATGCGCAAGGTCGATTGCAGGACTGGAATTATGAACTGTGGACCACGCCGCATAACGAACGCATCGTCAATGCGGGCCGGTTGCTGCCGGCGCGACTGCTGGCCCGGCCGTTCACCTCTGCGCCTTCGGTGCCCATCGCTCAACCTGAAGGCGACGGCGATCGCAATGCCGTGCCGCTGTACACGCTGGCATCCACGCGCATCAACATGAACTTCGTCACTGAGATGCCGTTTCGCACCTCTGCCATGCGCTCGCTGGGTGCGCACATCAACGTCTTCGCGATCGAGGCGTGCATCGATGAGCTTGCCGCCAGGGCCGGGAGCGATCCGGTGGCCTTGCGCCTTGCCCATCTGGCGGATCCCCGGGCGCGGGCCGTGGTGGAGCGCGTGCGCGACGCCATCGGCTGGTCGCAAAAAAGCAGCGAACCCGGCGCGGGCATCGGCTTCGCGTTTGCCCGCTACAAAAACATCATGGGCTATTGCGCGATCGCGGTGCGCTTGCGCGTACATCCGCAGACCGGCGAGGTGCAGGTCGATCACGTCGTCACGGCGGTAGACGTCGGGCAAATCGTCAATCCCGATGGCCTGCGCAACCAAGTAGAAGGCGGGATCGTGCAGTCCACCAGTTGGACGCTGTATGAAAAAGTCGCCTACGACGCCGGGGGCATACGCAGCTACGACTGGAGTGGCTACCCGATCCTGCGCTTTTCACAGGTGCCGAAAAAGGTCGACGTTCACCTGCTCGACCAACCGGGACAGCCGTTTCTCGGCGCCGCCGAAATCGTCCAGGGACCGATGGCCGCCGCCCTCGGCAATGCTGTGGCGAACGCTACCGGCCGACGCTGGCTGAACCTTCCTTTGACCCGCTCAGAGCAACCGTCCTGA
- a CDS encoding LysR family transcriptional regulator, translating to MIGNLSLDQLRILVTIADTGSFSATGRHLRRAQSAISQSIATLESVQGVRLFDRSGHRPTLTEVGRVLVVQARAVLASAAQFEAMAASTAAGVEPELALAIDPLVPSAPLIESLSALREAFPHLAVSFSTEGLGGAERRLRNGDAALALCTLIPTVPDDINALPLLSVDLRPVVASGHPLAMLGRRATSADLKPYVQLVLSDPVSPDGPSYGVTGSHQWRFVDLARRLDFLLAGFGWCRMPEHLIADHLASGRLLPLELAAELQRTPDTLTIYAAHMQNRALGRAGRWLLNDLTRRLCR from the coding sequence ATGATCGGAAATCTCAGCCTGGATCAGTTGCGGATCCTTGTAACCATTGCGGATACAGGCAGTTTCTCGGCCACCGGACGTCACCTGCGGCGTGCTCAATCTGCCATTAGCCAGTCGATTGCCACACTTGAGTCCGTTCAAGGTGTGAGGCTGTTTGATCGCAGCGGCCATCGTCCAACGCTCACTGAGGTAGGTAGAGTGCTCGTGGTTCAGGCGCGCGCGGTGCTGGCAAGCGCTGCCCAGTTTGAAGCAATGGCCGCAAGCACGGCAGCAGGAGTTGAGCCGGAGTTGGCCCTCGCCATAGATCCTTTAGTCCCCAGCGCACCGCTCATTGAAAGCCTGAGCGCTCTGCGCGAGGCTTTTCCGCATCTGGCAGTGAGTTTTTCTACAGAAGGCTTGGGTGGCGCAGAGCGCCGATTGCGCAACGGCGATGCGGCACTGGCGCTTTGCACATTGATTCCGACAGTGCCCGACGATATCAACGCACTGCCGCTGCTCAGTGTTGACTTGAGGCCAGTAGTCGCCAGCGGACATCCCCTGGCTATGTTAGGCCGTCGGGCAACAAGTGCAGACCTCAAGCCTTATGTGCAACTGGTACTTTCCGATCCGGTTTCTCCCGACGGCCCTAGCTATGGGGTGACGGGCAGTCACCAGTGGCGGTTTGTAGATCTGGCGCGGCGGCTGGATTTTTTGCTCGCCGGGTTCGGTTGGTGTCGAATGCCAGAGCATCTGATTGCGGATCATCTGGCTTCAGGACGCCTCCTGCCACTTGAGTTAGCCGCCGAGCTTCAGCGCACACCAGACACACTTACGATCTACGCCGCGCACATGCAAAATCGCGCTTTAGGGAGAGCCGGCCGATGGCTTCTGAATGATCTGACCCGTCGTCTGTGCAGGTGA
- a CDS encoding FMN-dependent NADH-azoreductase has translation MSRLLTIETSSRGDASISRQLTRRFVAAWEAAHPEGSVKIRDLTDTALTFVTAPWLQAYFTPQTQHSPDMKAVLQLSDELTAELLETDHLVISTPVYNYNVPAALKAWVDHVVRKGLTLGFDGKGLVTGKKATVLLASGGVYTHDSPIRDRDIASQYLKLILNVLGITDVTFIAAGGAKAVDLGEIGMHDFLATFDHHIQKSLV, from the coding sequence ATGTCCAGGCTTCTCACCATTGAAACCAGTTCACGTGGGGATGCCTCAATCTCCCGGCAGCTCACTCGCCGATTTGTGGCCGCATGGGAAGCTGCACACCCAGAGGGCAGCGTCAAAATACGGGATCTGACGGACACTGCGCTTACGTTCGTGACGGCCCCCTGGTTACAGGCTTACTTCACCCCGCAAACCCAACATTCGCCTGATATGAAAGCCGTGTTGCAGTTATCCGATGAACTTACGGCCGAGTTGCTGGAAACCGATCACTTGGTTATTTCAACACCGGTCTACAACTATAACGTCCCTGCGGCGCTCAAGGCCTGGGTGGACCACGTGGTACGTAAAGGCCTGACCTTGGGCTTTGATGGTAAAGGGTTGGTGACCGGTAAAAAGGCGACGGTGCTGCTCGCTTCGGGAGGGGTATATACCCACGACTCCCCGATTAGAGACCGTGACATTGCGAGCCAATACTTGAAACTGATCCTGAATGTCCTGGGCATCACTGATGTCACCTTTATTGCGGCCGGCGGTGCTAAAGCCGTGGATCTCGGAGAAATCGGCATGCACGATTTTCTGGCTACATTTGATCATCACATTCAAAAGTCGCTGGTTTAG
- a CDS encoding c-type cytochrome: protein MFQILMKGNFLRSSPLWISAAVLASIGAIGAALLMWRPAIAPIERPRTFDAAQLQRGARVVEAGDCAVCHTRPGGQYMAGGLPLVTPFGTLYSTNITPDPQTGIGQWSLPAFERAMREGISRDGHFLYPAFPYVHYRRMSEDDIADAYAYLMSGPAVNSPAMQNHMNFPMNIRPLVSFWNLLFLHAKPLTPVAQQSEAWNRGRYLVEGPGHCAGCHSPLNLIGAEKSGESLAGGEVDGWEAPSLLGMARRANPWSTEQLVHYLRAEVVDGHGTAAGPMRPVSLSLARLPVSDAEAIAEYLLSLQTKAAITEIQPGAGSVETLDQTSGALLFASACAGCHAPAAPMREIDGRPGLDRTSALLAPSARNFLKTVLEGVPATPGVPGPVMPPFAASLDNVQLTALASYLRQQARPDQPWTELSSTIEAIRQETK, encoded by the coding sequence GTGTTTCAAATCCTCATGAAGGGCAACTTCCTGAGATCCAGCCCCCTCTGGATCAGCGCGGCCGTCCTCGCTTCGATCGGCGCAATCGGCGCGGCGCTGCTGATGTGGCGCCCGGCGATAGCACCGATTGAGCGCCCGCGAACGTTCGATGCCGCGCAATTGCAGCGCGGTGCGCGGGTGGTCGAAGCCGGCGATTGTGCGGTGTGCCATACGCGTCCGGGCGGTCAATACATGGCGGGCGGGCTGCCGCTGGTGACGCCGTTCGGCACGCTCTACAGCACCAACATCACACCCGACCCGCAGACCGGTATCGGCCAATGGTCACTGCCGGCGTTCGAGCGGGCGATGCGTGAAGGGATCTCCCGCGATGGCCACTTCTTGTACCCCGCCTTCCCGTACGTGCACTACCGGCGCATGAGCGAAGACGACATTGCCGACGCGTATGCGTACTTGATGAGCGGCCCTGCCGTGAACTCACCGGCCATGCAAAACCACATGAATTTTCCGATGAACATCCGGCCGCTGGTGTCGTTCTGGAATCTGCTGTTTCTGCATGCAAAGCCGCTGACGCCGGTGGCGCAACAATCTGAAGCGTGGAATCGCGGACGTTATCTGGTTGAAGGCCCCGGCCACTGCGCAGGCTGCCATTCACCGTTGAACCTGATCGGTGCCGAGAAGTCCGGCGAGAGCCTCGCGGGCGGTGAGGTGGATGGCTGGGAGGCACCTTCGCTGCTCGGCATGGCCCGTCGCGCAAACCCGTGGAGCACTGAGCAGTTGGTCCACTATCTGCGGGCAGAAGTGGTGGACGGGCACGGCACAGCCGCAGGCCCGATGCGCCCGGTCAGCCTCAGTCTGGCTCGCTTGCCGGTCAGCGACGCAGAGGCGATTGCCGAGTATTTGCTAAGCCTGCAAACCAAGGCTGCGATCACCGAAATCCAACCCGGCGCCGGGAGCGTTGAGACCTTGGACCAGACCAGCGGCGCCCTGCTGTTCGCCAGTGCCTGCGCCGGTTGTCATGCCCCTGCGGCGCCGATGCGCGAAATCGACGGGCGTCCGGGGCTGGATCGCACCTCGGCGCTGCTAGCCCCGAGTGCACGCAACTTCCTGAAAACCGTGCTCGAAGGTGTGCCGGCAACTCCGGGCGTGCCCGGACCGGTCATGCCGCCGTTTGCCGCCAGCCTGGACAACGTTCAACTCACCGCCCTGGCGTCCTACCTGCGCCAGCAAGCCAGACCTGACCAACCCTGGACAGAACTTTCTTCCACTATTGAAGCGATCCGTCAGGAGACGAAATGA
- a CDS encoding alkene reductase produces MTQQLFQPIALGPYTLPHRVAMAPLTRSRAGQPGDVPTAMNAEYYRQRASAALIITEATQISRQGQGYAWTPGIYSDEQVQAWREVSSQVHEAGGLIFMQLWHVGRVSHPSFQPGNALPVAPSALPVPGKTFIVDTDGNGVWGDVPVPRALETSEIADIINDYRRAARNALNAGMDGVEIHAGNGYLLDQFINSNSNQREDSYGGSLENRARLLLEVVAAVVDEVGAQRVGVRLTPMGRFMGMGDETPQATFGHIVRSLNQWNLAYLHLVEPAVVGTVKDENFDPRWDAIIGQLRAAWDGVLMIAGGYDPETAEQALIDGRADIIAFGRPFLANPDLPRRIRDGLSLNAPDPSTFFGGDQRGYLDYPVHS; encoded by the coding sequence ATGACGCAGCAACTGTTCCAACCCATCGCATTGGGGCCATACACACTCCCGCACCGAGTGGCGATGGCGCCGCTGACCCGCTCTCGTGCCGGACAACCGGGCGATGTCCCGACGGCCATGAACGCCGAATATTACCGCCAGCGTGCGAGCGCGGCGTTGATCATCACCGAGGCGACGCAAATCTCCCGACAGGGCCAGGGCTATGCCTGGACCCCGGGAATCTACAGCGATGAGCAGGTACAGGCTTGGCGCGAAGTCAGCAGCCAGGTGCACGAGGCCGGCGGTTTGATCTTCATGCAACTCTGGCACGTGGGCCGCGTGTCGCACCCAAGCTTCCAGCCTGGCAATGCCCTTCCAGTGGCCCCGAGCGCATTACCCGTGCCGGGCAAGACGTTCATTGTCGACACGGATGGCAACGGTGTGTGGGGCGATGTGCCGGTTCCGCGGGCACTGGAAACCTCGGAGATCGCTGACATCATCAACGACTACCGCCGGGCCGCGCGCAATGCGCTGAATGCCGGGATGGATGGCGTGGAAATCCATGCAGGCAACGGCTATCTGCTGGATCAGTTCATCAACAGCAACAGTAACCAGCGCGAGGATAGCTACGGCGGCAGCCTGGAAAACCGTGCGCGCCTGTTATTGGAAGTGGTTGCTGCCGTCGTCGACGAAGTCGGTGCGCAGCGCGTGGGCGTACGCCTCACGCCGATGGGACGCTTCATGGGCATGGGCGATGAGACGCCGCAAGCGACCTTCGGCCATATCGTGCGTTCGTTGAACCAGTGGAATCTGGCCTACCTGCACCTCGTCGAGCCTGCCGTCGTCGGCACCGTCAAGGACGAGAACTTCGATCCACGCTGGGATGCAATCATCGGCCAACTGCGTGCCGCGTGGGACGGCGTGCTGATGATCGCCGGTGGCTACGACCCCGAGACGGCGGAACAAGCCTTGATCGACGGCCGCGCAGACATCATCGCGTTCGGCAGACCGTTTCTGGCCAACCCCGATCTGCCACGGCGAATTCGCGACGGGTTGTCGCTCAATGCGCCGGATCCGAGCACCTTCTTTGGTGGCGATCAGCGTGGATACCTGGATTACCCGGTTCACTCCTGA
- a CDS encoding (2Fe-2S)-binding protein has product MTQVTLNVNGSAQALELEPDMPLLYALRNHLGLNGAKYGCGLGQCGACTVIVDDKPVFSCVTPCAGLEGKKVRTVESLGTAERPGPLQKAFIDKQAAQCGYCIAGMLMRAQSLLESNPHPDEQTIREHMAGNLCRCGTHLRIIEAISLVAGQDGSAT; this is encoded by the coding sequence ATGACCCAAGTCACGCTCAACGTCAACGGCTCGGCCCAAGCCTTGGAGCTGGAACCTGACATGCCGCTGCTCTATGCGCTACGCAATCATCTGGGGCTGAACGGTGCCAAGTACGGGTGTGGCTTGGGGCAGTGCGGCGCCTGTACGGTCATCGTCGATGACAAACCGGTCTTTTCTTGCGTGACGCCCTGCGCAGGCCTTGAAGGCAAGAAGGTTCGAACGGTTGAAAGCCTCGGTACCGCCGAACGTCCCGGCCCTTTGCAAAAAGCCTTTATCGATAAACAGGCGGCCCAATGCGGCTACTGCATCGCCGGCATGCTGATGCGCGCGCAGTCATTGCTGGAAAGCAATCCGCACCCGGACGAGCAGACCATTCGCGAGCACATGGCAGGCAACCTGTGTCGTTGTGGCACCCACCTGCGGATTATCGAGGCCATCAGCCTGGTGGCCGGGCAAGACGGGAGCGCGACATGA